One Primulina huaijiensis isolate GDHJ02 chromosome 5, ASM1229523v2, whole genome shotgun sequence DNA segment encodes these proteins:
- the LOC140976851 gene encoding inositol-phosphate phosphatase-like yields the protein MSGSCALNLCGIACGRLDLFYELGFGGPWDVAAGAVIVTEAGGLVFDPSGKDFDITSQRIAVSNPLLKDGFIETLKQSE from the exons ATGTCTGGATCTTGTGCATTAAATCTCTGTGGGATTGCATGTGGAAGGCTTGATCTGTTCTATGAACTTGGTTTTGGAGGCCCTTG GGATGTAGCGGCTGGTGCTGTTATCGTAACTGAAGCTGGAGGACTCGTGTTCGACCC TTCCGGTAAAGATTTTGACATCACGTCTCAACGTATAGCAGTCTCAAATCCTCTCCTGAAGGATGGATTTATCGAGACATTGAAACAATCAGAATGA
- the LOC140976852 gene encoding G-type lectin S-receptor-like serine/threonine-protein kinase B120 encodes MGSEFRNNTDLLLLCFLIPLFFLSELSSAADRIARGDSIKDGDTMVSAGEKFALGFFSPDQDSGLRYVGIWYYKVTKETVIWVANRERPISGKDGVLTIGDDGNLIISNGNGDMIWSSNIETAASSNSTAVIMDTGNLVLEQNNASNQVVLWQSFDHPTDTYLPQMRLYMNVNGGEKRLFSSWKSSSDPAPGNYSMGVDPRGSPQIVIWEGAERKWRSGHWNRIIFTGIPEMRAAVFFGFQLTIEGGGNMYFTYTQSNSADLIKFVLNWEGVEMTEKWDQGLQEWSLIQSHPGTDCDSYNRCGAYGICDAPNGVQRCTCVETFVPTDKDQWNRGNWSGGCIRSTKLQCEENINTTSSEGAKSDSFVLAKNAKLPDFVDYVGSEDSTGCKNKCLENCSCTAYAFVSGINCMIWYRDLVDVELFAADGNDLFVRVAHLELGGKNQITKIVVIPIAVGIVILSVLIWLFWRYRNRSRGTFPRSNDGRPKISRSGEYSTDLSEPCDLGVEGPQGNGAELAIYSFNDVATATDNFSDENKLGEGGFGHVYYGTLPEGQKIAVKRLSRKSGQGIEEFKNEITVIAKLQHRNLVRLLGCCIEREEKMLIYEYMPNKSLDLYIFDAARRAQLDWNQRFTIIEGIARGLLYLHRDSRLRIIHRDLKASNILLDEEMNPKISDFGMARIFGGNQNEENTNRVVGTYGYMAPEYAMEGLFSLKSDVYSFGILLLEIVTGRRNNSFRPSAYPSIIGNAWQLWDRGVTIELLDPSIASNSYPQEQVLRCIHVGMLCVQDIAAQRPNMSAVVLMLESENAVLPVPKQPTFTSMSRHTVQSDDLDEDAEVESSNNVTISVIVGR; translated from the exons ATGGGCTCTGAGTTCAGAAACAACACAGATTTGCTTCTCTTATGTTTCTTGATTCCCTTGTTTTTCTTGTCTGAATTAAGTTCTGCCGCTGACAGAATTGCAAGAGGTGATTCTATAAAAGATGGAGATACCATGGTTTCTGCTGGGGAAAAATTTGCTTTGGGATTTTTTAGTCCTGACCAAGATTCGGGGCTGCGATATGTTGGAATATGGTACTACAAAGTTACAAAAGAAACAGTAATTTGGGTGGCAAACAGAGAGAGACCAATTTCCGGGAAAGATGGAGTTTTGACCATCGGGGATGATGgaaatttgataatttcaaATGGAAATGGTGACATGATTTGGTCGAGCAATATTGAAACAGCCGCTTCAAGTAATTCAACCGCAGTTATAATGGATACAGGAAATCTTGTTTTAGAACAAAATAATGCTTCGAATCAGGTGGTTCTGTGGCAGAGTTTTGATCATCCAACAGACACATATTTACCCCAAATGCGACTTTACATGAACGTAAATGGCGGAGAGAAACGTCTGTTCAGTTCTTGGAAAAGTTCTTCTGATCCAGCTCCTGGAAACTATTCCATGGGTGTTGATCCTCGTGGGTCGCCTCAGATCGTGATATGGGAAGGGGCGGAGCGAAAATGGAGAAGTGGGCATTGGAATAGAATTATCTTCACAGGTATTCCAGAAATGAGGGCTGCTGTATTCTTTGGTTTTCAGCTAACTATTGAAGGTGGAGGCAACATGTACTTCACATACACGCAGTCGAATAGCGCGGATTTGATCAAGTTTGTGTTGAACTGGGAAGGAGTCGAGATGACAGAAAAATGGGATCAAGGGCTTCAAGAATGGAGTCTCATACAGTCACATCCGGGGACTGACTGCGATAGTTACAATCGTTGTGGAGCTTACGGAATTTGTGATGCACCTAATGGTGTTCAAAGATGCACTTGTGTGGAAACATTTGTGCCTACGGATAAAGATCAGTGGAATCGAGGAAATTGGTCCGGCGGGTGCATCCGTAGTACAAAGTTACAGTGTGAGGAGAATATCAATACAACATCTAGTGAAGGCGCGAAAAGTGACAGTTTTGTTCTGGCCAAGAATGCAAAATTGCCGGATTTCGTGGATTACGTGGGATCAGAAGACTCGACAGGCTGTAAAAACAAGTGCTTGGAGAATTGTTCGTGTACGGCTTATGCTTTTGTTAGCGGGATCAACTGCATGATATGGTATCGAGATTTGGTTGATGTTGAACTATTTGCTGCGGATGGAAACGATTTATTCGTCCGTGTTGCTCATTTGGAATTAG GTGGCAAGAATCAGATAACGAAGATTGTGGTGATACCGATTGCTGTGGGAATTGTCATTCTAAGTGTCTTGATTTGGCTGTTCTGGAGATACAGAAACCGATCCCGAG GTACTTTCCCTAGGTCGAACGATGGAAGGCCGAAAATCAGCCGGAGTGGCGAATATTCCACCGATTTGTCAGAACCATGTGACCTCGGCGTTGAAGGGCCGCAAGGAAATGGAGCTGAACTAGCAATATACAGCTTCAACGATGTGGCAACAGCAACAGACAACTTTTCTGATGAGAACAAGCTTGGAGAAGGAGGGTTCGGACATGTTTACTAT GGTACACTACCAGAGGGCCAAAAAATTGCTGTAAAAAGGCTTTCAAGAAAATCTGGCCAAGGGATAGAGgagtttaaaaatgaaattacgGTGATTGCAAAATTGCAACACAGAAATCTTGTCAGACTTTTGGGCTGCTGCATTGAAAGAGAAGAAAAGATGCTAATTTACGAGTACATGCCGAACAAAAGCCTCGATCTATACATTTTTG ATGCTGCGAGGAGAGCTCAACTCGACTGGAATCAACGGTTCACCATAATTGAAGGGATAGCAAGAGGGCTTCTCTATCTGCATAGAGATTCGAGGCTCAGAATTATACATAGGGACCTGAAAGCTAGCAACATTTTGTTGGATGAAGAGATGAACCCAAAAATTTCGGATTTTGGCATGGCCAGGATATTTGGGGGGAATCAAAACGAAGAAAACACAAACAGAGTTGTAGGCACATA TGGCTACATGGCGCCCGAATATGCAATGGAAGGATTGTTTTCACTGAAGTCAGATGTCTATAGCTTTGGGATTTTGCTGTTAGAGATCGTCACCGGCAGAAGAAATAACAGCTTCCGCCCATCTGCGTACCCAAGCATCATCGGAAAT GCATGGCAGCTTTGGGATAGAGGTGTCACAATCGAGTTACTCGATCCATCCATAGCTTCGAATTCGTATCCACAAGAACAAGTGCTAAGGTGCATACATGTAGGCATGTTGTGTGTGCAAGACATTGCAGCACAGAGACCAAACATGTCTGCTGTGGTGCTGATGCTCGAAAGCGAGAACGCAGTCTTGCCTGTGCCGAAACAACCCACTTTTACATCTATGAGTCGGCATACTGTACAGTCTGATGATTTGGATGAAGATGCAGAGGTTGAGTCGTCAAATAATGTCACAATTAGTGTAATTGTTGGTAGATGA